ATCTCCTCGCTGGATATCAGTCTGTACTCAAGATGGATCATTCTACTGAGCCTGTATTCCTTCGAATGTTAGAAGCGCTCTCGATGGCTAAACCTGCTTCCCTTTCTTCACTCGTCCTTTTCTTTGACTTCACtacagcatttaacactgtaaaccaCAGAGTCCTTCTTTTCTCTGTAAAAAAGCTTGGACTCAAGGGATCTATGCTGAAACGGTCTTGGTCTTACTAGTCAAGTAATTCTTAGTAGGTGGTTTGGTGTGGCTCCCTATCTTCCCTTCAATCTCTAGGAGATCCATTCATCCGTCGGGAACTCCATCGAACTGGAGAGTCTAGTCAATTTTATCTGTTTTGTCGGCCGAAAGCTTGAGAGTAAGCTTGAGAGTCAAGATCATGCTTTTTACTGCAAACTGACACCATAACCCAGTCCTCGAGGTACCTACTGTAACACATTCACAGCATCCTCTCTTTTCTCACCTCATTCAACAGAGTTCCTTAACTAGGCCATAGTGATGTCCCACATGGATGACTGCATAACCCTCTTGATAGTCTTCAGGCTCTGCCTTTAAACCTttccagctgatccagaatgaTCTGGCACAAGAAGTATCTGACCTGCTAAAATATTCTCAGAAAAATCCCtccttgtattttcctgttgGTTTCTTGTGGCTGCCCATTTCAAATTCAGGATTCTGGTTATGGTTTACAAGATGGTCAAAGTATTGGCACAGCAGTGCCTACAGGACTTAATTACCCCCTATAGCCCATCAAAAGGGCTGTGCTTTTTCACCTGTGGTGGCTTGGTGGTTCCTTTCACAAAAGGAAAGTTTGTAGGCTCTtgggtttggctccagtgtggtggaactAAGAAGTGTTGATTTCTGTCCAGCATTAAAGAAGGATTGCAAAACTCTTCCCTTTCAGACCCATTCGCTCTCgatctcctaacagctacaTACATGTGTATAAATCTGCATCACAGAAGTTGTGATGATCATCTTCATTTGTCATATCTGATTCAATCCTATGGGGAACAACTAGTGTCATGCGCTCCAGCTAAAAattgctgaacaaataaaaactacCGCAGTAATTGTGTCTGTTGCTTCGGAAAAGCTTTGGGAACTTCTcgatgagtaaatgtacatctAAATGAATGTGTGCGTGCAACTGCACTGCAGCTGTCTGGCATCTGATCAGGGCTGTATCGCGCCTCACACCCTATTCTTCTAGGACAAACTCTGGTCCTGTGCAACCAtgcactggaaaagcagttatgtATGATGAATGAAAGCACAGGTAAAGAAGGAAATAGTACTAAAGAATAAGCCCATGTGCCTAAATTGTTTTCTGCATGATTTGTTTCAGTTTAATTGTCTTAAACGGTTAATTATAGATTTGTGGTCATGTTGATATGCGTTCATGAATTAAAGCATTCGGCACCATTTTGCATTAAGGTGTGTTAAGAAGGCCTTAATTACAGCTTTGCTAGCTCTCCGTACACACTTTCTGTTATGACTTAGATTACTTATGGTGCTGTCAGTCTCTGGAAGCATGAGAACAGAAGGATAGTGGGAAACACACTAAGCGCTCCTGCCATTTCCTGTTTATGGACCATTAATCCTGGGACACCTGGCTATATGCAAGGTACTTAAATGAAAACGTTTTTATACGGATTAGGACAACTTCTTATGCGTTACTGTAGGTAAACTAAAAGCATGacttttgaaaagcattttaagtGTAATGGCAGCACAAGGGCACAGTAGGTTAACATATAATGTTCTTCCTCTATTTGTctgggtctcctctgggtgctctggtttcctcccacactccagaggtATGTAttccaggtgaattggtgactcgaAATTGTCCTtagcgtgtatgtgtgtgttattgagtGTGTGGTTGCCCTGAGCTGACACTAGGGTTAGGGCTGAGTATTCTTGTATTGGACTAGAGgttttttaaaagtacaatgAAAAGACCATTTTACTGTACGTTTCAAAGAGAccgaaaaacatgtaaatgcgTTTCGTCCAAACGCAGCTCAGTTCAGGACCGAACAAGTGTGAAAATCATCACCGAAGCATACGGAGAACACATTGCTCTTCTGAAATGGCACTGCCAGCAAGCTGTCAGTTTGGGCTTTCTAAGTAATCGGTATCATTGCTCGTAGCTTGTCCGGATGCTGCCAGAGCGTGTGCGTTGTGCTGGCCGAGCGTGATCCCCCTCTAGTTCTCGGAAGCCCCGGTACGACTCTCTCCGGCCTCCTTGGGAGAGCAATGTGCCGTGCGCTCCTGTCGCGGCCAGGACCCACAGGTGAACAACGGCATAGAAAAGGAACCCTGGCTGGGTACCGCTGGCCAATTAACGAAACAACCAGCCGGAGCGACGCTTCCTTATAAAAGGGCCATTACAGAGCGTCGTGACAGCTTTGAGTGCATTTTAATTAGCGGCCTCTCGTTAACGTTTGCATTTCGAAAGTCTGGAGCCGCGGAGGGGTCTCCCCCGTTCCGTTAGAGACGTTCAGCAATTCGCGCCGGGTTTCTGCGTGACACCGCTGTGCGTCTGAAAGGGGCGGGAACCCAAAGTGTCACCGTGACTCTGTTGCTAACTGTAACTAGAGGCAGCAATGCCAATTCTCATTTTAAATACTCATTGTAAAGGTTTTTCTTCCAAGCTCCCTGCTCTCATGTGTCACTTTGTCCATCAAAGCTGCTGGGAATGATCAGTGTCATCAGCTCTCAGAACTGACACCTCCGATCCAGCAGTGGAGGCGGACAGAAAGCAGCGCAGGAATGATCAAATGCTGAGGTACGTAGGGAAGGCAGCTCGGGAGCACGGCGCTCCTTTGTTATCCGAACCGCTAACCGTTACTCGGCCGACATTATAACGccgcaagttgccttggacgaAGATGTCGGCTAAGTACTGACCCCTTGTTGATGCACACGTTGCAtttcctgtgagatgtacgtcactttggagaaaagcatctcctaaatgaataaatgtaaattaaaaaaaaataataatagtaaaaaattgctataataataatgtaggaATAATAACTAGTGTTTGTGTTGAGGTGTAAATATTGAACGGGGATCTACGAAAGGTCAAAATGCCAACAAGGCAGTAGAGTTGAGGTCACCTGCCAGCAAAGGTCTCCCGAAacaggtggaggtggacagATTGACACCACAACTGTATGGATTACCAGATTTATTTTACCTGTGTGTATCAAAGACAATGCCCAGGAACATAAAGTAGGAAAAACCCTTCATGACTAAAATATGTTATGACAATGACCATTATTAATATCGTTGTTACTCTTACTACAATTTTAAATGTAGGCATTTCTCTTTTCATAGTTTaactggtgcaaaaaaaaaaaaaaaaggcagacaaaCGATCAAGGTAAACAAACAATGGAGTCATAAGACCAAGGAGTCTTTTGTTCTTTGTGCCCAAAGAGGATGTGCAGTACATTGTTGTGCAGGGTGCCCGGTGGCCAAAGGTTCAAATGTCACTGCTGCCATCCAAAGGAGTAAAACAAAACGCAATGCAGGAAAAAGGAAGTGATTTCCTACACAGTCAGCTATGTTGGATGTCTGCATCCATACACGGGGGGGGAAAAATCAGAACACGCAGTGAAAGCACTATGTGGCAGCGGTGAAATTAATAGCAAGTGAAAGAGAAGGTGAGCAACGCTGCTTCCTTAATGGAGACGCCTGTAGGGCGTGAGAAAATTTGGCCAGAACTTTCCGTTCGGTGAGCACGAaaggtaaaacagaaaaaaaaaaaaaaaaacaagaaacgcATACAAACAAAAACGAAACGAAAATCTGCgcaggaacaaaaacaaaaaacacacacgtaaaaaataaatatgtttttttttccccgcgcAGAAGTGATCCAAACAATATCAGACATCAGTCTCGAGTCAgtctttgcttatttttgcctttttttttttttttttttaaacttaaagacTTCAGTCACAATCCCTTCATGTCGTTGGCTGTGCTGGCGGGTGGCTGAACCCTTCCTccctttttccttcatttctcaaCCCCGATGCAGCGAAGGAGGCGCTCCCAAGGAGCTGCAAGGGACCCGCGTGCGCCAGAGTCAGGACCCTCCACGGACAAGCACGCGGCCCCCCGCACGCTCCCAACTGCAGTGCGGCCTCTCGCTCAGGGTTCATGTTTTTGGGCTCTCCTTGCGAGGGTGCTCCAGCGTGGGCCCAAGTCTCCTCCCCTCGCTCTTCCTATAGGTGGAGCAACTTGTCTGCCTCGGGGTACGTGGGGTACTTCACCGTCTCGATCTTCTCCTTCACCTTGTAGGAGGGGTACAGGCCCGTCCGGCCCAGTTTGCGGTTGATGCCCTTGGAGTAGCCGTCCCAGTGGTTGCCGGCCACCCCGATAATGTCTCCGGGCTCCACGGGGATGTCGTCGGCGCCGCGCGGCTGGTGCGGGTATATGGCTATTTGGTTATGGGCGTTCTGGCCCCCGAAGTAGTAGATGTCATCGAGCGAGTGGAAGTAGGAAGAAGCGTCCGGATGCAGCGTCTGCATGATCTCGTAGGCCACGCGGCACACCTGGGGGACGATGGGAAATTGACACAGTTGGCACATGACGGGTGAGGGACGGCTCCCTCTGCTGGCGACGGAAGGATCTCGAGGGTCTCAAACTCAGTCCTGGGAGCCAGCGGGCCCGCTGGGTTCCGCATGAACCCAATTAGAAGATGAGCACCGAAACCTCCTGAGGGTAACGATGCCATGATATTTCCCTTCATACATGAAAGACAACACAAAGCAATCGAAGGTAGGAATCATTTTTCGGATGAGCACAAGTGCCGTCTGCACCTATTAAGGAGAATAAGAAGCACACGAGAACGCACGGATTCGCGTTTGAGACCCGGGTGGAGCTTCGTGTATAAAACGTACGAGAATACCTGGGAGGAGAAGGTGCAGACCAGGAAGTCTGTCTGTGACAGGAAGTGGATGTCTAAGATTACTCCTCTTAGCGAGTTCTCCGTGTAGCGGTTATGTAGTCCGGCGGACCAGGAAATGGAGTTGTCGCTGATAAACTCGTAGTCCTGGTACCTGCAGCAGACACGCGctatttatttacacatcagTAATGTAACATACTTTACCTAACAGCAGCTCAGCAGAACTCGATGCATCAGAATCCATAATACAAACACgcacaccatcatcatcaccaccaccaccacctgaaaccgcttgtcccggtgaaccggagcctaacccggcaactcagggcgtaaggccggagggggaggggacacgcccaggacgggacgccggtccgccgcaaggcgccccaagcgggactcgaaccccagacccaccggagagcaggacccggccaaacccactgcaaccCCGCACCCTCCGTTAACTAAATATTTCCgtgcttttatttcttcccGAAAAGCTGAGCGACATGAAAAAAGAGGAATTCCACACGAGATCTGCGTTTGAGGGTTTCTGtccttcctccctcttctctccaaAATACAGTCCCTGCGGATTAGCGAGAGCAGAGAGAACGACGGGTTGTGCCGGAGGCTCGGCCGGGAGCGGCTCGGTCACGCACTTGGACTTGGCCTCCTGCAGCAGGGACGGGTCGTCGGTGGCCAGGTAGACGCGCTTCTTGTCGACGCGCATGCGCCGTGCCAGGCTCTGGAAGTGCTCCTCCACGTGCACCATGTACTCCTCTATGGGGTGGAAAGCCGCCTCTGTGCCGACCTTGTCCGTCCGCCGCACGTGGACCCTGTCGGACAGGAGAGGGAGGGCAACGGAGTCAAGGCCTCGACGTTGACTTTGCGTGTACGCGTTGGCGTGAAAGCACTCGCTGACAGAGGAGTACTTGCCGTCCATTAAAGACACAGTACTCGCTGACCATCCCACCGTGCATGTAAATGGGCCCTGGAGCATCACTGAGGAAATGGTAATGCGGGCGGCTCGGGGATGATGCTGTCAAGTACACGTCCAGGACACGGCGAAGGGAAAAACTCCGGAACGGCTGTGCGTgcaactaacacacacacacacacacacacacacacacacacacacacacacacacacacacacacacacacacacacacgcacgcgcagaAAAGGACCAGTTCGCAATCTGTAGGGTATGGCAACGTCAAAGTCACCTCTTGACGGGGGTACAAAAGCGGTTTAATCACGGTCTCCTCCTTCACGTACCTTTGGTGCCTGAAGAGGACACCAGTTCTCTGCACAATCTCTTTTTACAAAGATTTACTTGACATTTTACGTTGCAGTTTCAGTAGGAAAACACGAACGCAGTCGCTCACGGTAACGTAGCTGTTAAGGAAATGGGCTGGCAAccaaaaggttgctggttcaagtcccaggaaagGCTGAGTATGGAAGCTGAACTGCAAAAAGCACCTGATAtggatgtaaaataaatatgacattaataattgggggggaaaaacattTGCACCACTGGGCTTGATGAAATCGGCCACTAATGATGTACCCAAACACCACAGCACATTGTGACCATATGAAGCGTAAGTAACTGGTGTCAATTTTCATCTTAAATGGCATCTTACGTCGCCACACAGGGAATTACTGAGTGATCCAAATTAATGATATCATTCTTAATTTCTATCagctctgacatttttcttcctaGTACTGGAAACAATAATTGACTTAAGGTGCAACAAGCAGAATGGACATTAATCGCTTCCTTTTCGTCAAATCGCGAGACAGAAATATGAGAGGACAGACACGAGGTTCAGATGACTTTCAGGGCATCTTCAATGGTGCCTCACAGGATGAAATTAAGAAAACCATTAATCACATGTATAGTAAGAATGGGAATTCAACCTAATTAATTCAGCTGATACCACCATCTAAAGCCGTCTTCATAACCACCATGGCAAAGTACAAATTGGGAAACAATTACATCTGCAATATGCTGATACCTGTATGATATTATATTAAACACCATGAATATTACGAATGGGGGGGGCATGATGGTGGAGCGAGCGGTGCGGACACGTTACGGCACTTTGGCGTTGGTTCAAATCCGGCTCGGTCAGTGTGGGGTTTGCAGGTCTTCCCtgagtgtgtggatgtgtgtgtgcgtccaccctgcaatggacttgcATCCCGCCTGGGGTGCAGCCCCCCTGGGATAGCATCCACACCACGCTGACCAAGACAACTGTTTAGTGAAAGTGACCGAATGCATTGAGAATCCattgaaaaacatgtttcagaacCGTACAAAACAATGATATAGGACAGAGGTGGGAAGTGTAAAACAGCGGTGGGGTGACATAAACCTCgtcgtggtggcacagcgagcgggtagcgctgctgtctcacagctcttgggtggtgcgagaggatgtgggttcgatccccgctcagtctgtgtggagtttgcatgggcgaacctgaacagcatgtctttggactgtgggaggaaaccagagcaccgtttcccccccacagtccaaagacatgctcttcaggttcccccttagtgtgtgacagagagagtgtgttccactgatgtatggatgagtgacccattgtaagtagtgtatctatcagtgtaagttaccatggtgaatataGCGTGTGGGttcgtaacactacataaagttcattggaagtcgctttggagaaaagcatctgccgaataaataaatgcgaatgtgtgtgagagacacgaGTCGTGCCAGTAAGACGTGCTGGCTCCCCATCAGACAGCCACCTCCAGGGGATATCCATCCAAGCAACAGCTACCTTTATTTGctttgtaaatgaaacacaaattgAAATGTGAAGCTGGAGCCATGAGCCACAGAGGTGAATGTGAGGTGCTGGTAGGGTGGATGTGGGTGTGGGGACCACTGTGGACTGACTCTCTGATCTGAGTTTAATAGAAGCCCAAGCTGCGGCTGTGACTGTGCCCCGGGTGGCCTATGTAGTTATTCCCACACAGCTGTTTCATGTGCCTGCACCctgcacccccctgccccccccccccactttaatCTGCTTCTCAGACCAAAGCAGATGATTCCTGGCAAACGGAGACGTGCCGAGGTGCTCAGCGCAGAGCGCAAACAATCAATGCCCTCACGGGCGCCCGCAGCTCATTTTCTCCCCTCGTGTTTCTCGAGACATCCAAGGACAACAAAATCACAGGCGGCTCCCCACGACACCCCAGCAACGAACTGCCGGGTCGCCGTCACTTTGTTGGAGGACAGTTTATCAAAACTTCTACGTATAACGCGAGGGCAACAATACATGCGCTGGGTCAAACGTGTCcgttttcgtgtgtgtgtgtgtgtgtgtgtgtgtgtgtgtgtgtgtgtgcgtgtgtgtgtgtgcgtgtgtgtgtgcgcgcaagaGCGAGAAAGCGAGAGAAGGTGGAATGATCCGTCACGAGTTCATCCTGGTGTTTATGCAATAGCTCATAATGCATTGGTAATGCCGGTAGTTACTATGGgaacctgcaaaaaaaatgccGGATGGAAGTTTGTAAATTCTAAGTCAATTTATTGCATGGataaatttgacttttttaaaatggcaTAGTaggtgttgctgttttttttttctagttaaCAATTGCTTTGCCAATCTTTTTCcagcaacaaaaataaagtattcGGGCCTTAAAAACAGCTGGGATGGAACACTGTAATTTTACACACTGCGGTGAGCCTGGAGGTCCACGGAGAAAGGTCTCAGGCCACGAACAAAAGCTCAGCAATCGATTCGCACGGTATCGCCCTGCTGTTCTGCAGCTCGCGGTCCCTAGCTGGGGAAAAAGAGGCAGCTGGCCCTTAACCGCAGTGCCGGTAATGGGCGTGGCGGGGCGACCCCCTGCAGGTCTGGCCTCGCTCATCTTGGTCGAGGCATCGTTTCCACGTTACCCCAGCATAACAAAATCCCAAACCGCCCCACGACACCTCATATCGTTATTGTTTCTCGTTTTTTAATTGCTAATGTCAGTCTAGCGGAGTACTTCATTACTGGATCATCGGGGAAGAAATCAGTGCGTATTGTTGGAAACGGCTTCATTTCACCAAAATACAAAGGCAGCTTAGTGAACACCCAAAGTTCAGCATTCAAATCACATTATACTGGGTCCCCGCTCCTacgatttttacatttatttattcattcatttagcagatgcttttctccaaagtgacatacaactcatagaaaatacaatgtgtacattagcAGAGGggcatagatgcagatgcgtgattaaGTGTCGTTAGTTTGTCTCTTTCCACCGtaaactgatgttcatcacccgagtagctgcagaaaactttATCCGAAAAAGTGAACGTTAAATTTCGGAACGTTAAATTTTTCTGTATAACGCTGGCTGTTACATCATTTAATATTACTTTGCTCATCAAATATCTACTTATGcagttttatatacatatatcattGTTTTGTTGGTAATAAATGCCTTCCCGTGCTGCCTTTACACCCCCTTTTCTGTGTGCAAGTGTACACTTCCGAAGTTTAAAAAGTGAGgagaaccaaacaaaaaaacgaTAAAGGAAGGACTGTTTCGCGTTGTATAAAACTAATAATATTAGTAACGATAACAATGTGCTGTTAACATTCTTCGAATCTTACCTCGTGAGTGCTGAAGAGGAAATGCTGAATCAGCAgaagaaactgaaattaaactgcCCTAATAAAGCAAACGAGCTGTTACACATAGTTCTGAACTATATATAATTATGATaacactttatatatatatatatatatatatattataatagaCTCATAGTAACTATATGCACTCAAACCCTGAAACACACGAAATTAGTCAAAATTCGGATTCTCATCGATTttgggatttttcttttctagtCTCGAACGGTGACCTCACGATTAACTAAGACCTAACCCGGAATGCAGGCACCGACCAATTCTGCGAAAGCAGCGGCGAGCGCGTCGGGGGGGGTAAACGAACGTGGTGCCGCGATCGTTTAACGACACGGCTCTTTACGGAGAAAAGGAGAATCTGCGAAACGTTAAAAGATCATCTGCGCAAAACGATCGAATCAGACTGAGCCCAAAAGTGGCAGTGAAGGATTACTGTCATGGAGTCAAGTATCTCTCCTCTTATTACAGGCTAATGCTTTATATCTTGTCGATGCCATTAACTTCCGTGTTCGCGCAGCACACGCCCGCTGCGCTCGGAGGGATAAGGGAGGGGATTCTCGGGGTCCGTGGCGGATGGGCGGTCGGGCCGAGCGCTGGGGATCAGCCGGGAGGGGAGCTCACCCAACGATGGGATGCTTGAAGCCCAGCTTGGTGGTGGCCTGCTGAATCTCCTTCTCCAGCCAGGCCTGCGGGCGAATCAGGTACTTCACAAACTGCGAGACCCACCAGACGGAGGGGTCGCCATGGAGACGGTGCAGTCGGTCTGCCAGGTCCTCGGGAATGGCCAGGGGCAGGTAGGGGGGCCGAGGGTGCAGGCTGTCCACAATGGGCAGCTCCACCACCTGCACGTTCCGGTCGTTGGCCTCACCTGGCggggttgggtggggtggggttgggtggggaggggaggggagagaggcAGAGCTGTGGAAGGCAGCAGAAGTACTGCTATCTGAGAGCCTTTATTGCAATCAGGAAGTGAGAAGCTGTTGATTATGTGTATgccacagagagaaaaacaatgaaataattataatagAATAACACTGAATAATATTTCTATTTCAGCTCCTGGGAGAATTTAACTCCCTTCTGCctaagagagagagaaaaaaaaaaaaaaaaaaggcaattcgTCGTGTGCAACGGAGCTGGAAAGAACTGAAGGATTCGCCGGCGTTTCATCGTGGAAATGGTGGCGGACGCAGACCGAGGAGTAGAAATCAATGCGACAAGCAGAATGCGAGCAGCTCTGGAGAAAAAGAGCGAGGAGCGGAATGGAGAGAGTAAACGCAGGGTCTGCCCTAAAACagcaccgttttttttttttttttttttttttaactctctcGTTCTTTCCGGGTCTGTTTGAAGCTATTTCGAACAAGGAGAAATGCAACACGGACAAGAACGAGCGGCAAAGAAACGCACCGGTTTGCGGAAGTACGCCGAACTGACAAATTCAATTATACAAGCCTAATAAGACAGCAGATAGCTGCAGTCAACTGTTGGATGATAAATAAAAGAATCAGGTCTCTGCAATGTCCTATTAATGAAGGCAAAATGAaggggaaaaaggggaaaaaaaaaaaaaaaaaaaaaaacccaaaacggTCTCTATGCATGTGCGTATGTGCACACGAAAATGTGCGCTGAATATAAATCAAGCAaagcattaaatatttaacaaggGAAAATACTCTCAAGTCTGCCTTCGCTTCAACATCaatggcacattttttttccagcggAAACGGGGTGCTTTTCCTGCGCTCCAATTTTTTTCAGCGCAACTGCACAGATAAGGGCCGACTTCTCCTTCCATCCCCCCCCCGAACCTAATTAGACCACAAAGAGAATCTAAATTGCATCTCGTCCTCAGACCCTGAAGGGTAGGCGGCCACACGGCAACTATCGGGGTTTTCGCTATTTCGTCGCGGAACCGTCACGTGCTGGGCGGGTGCTTCGCCTCCGCTCCTCTCGCACACATACTCACGCGCAAAGATATGACCATGTGCCTCCACAGTTCAGAACCTCCGATTACAACCTGTACTTGTGCTCTGCATAGTAAACCAGCGCTAAATTTAAGAGGAAATGTAGAGGACTGGGCTCCAGGTGCGACTGGCAACAAGAGGGTGAACGCAGGCAACACGCTGCGAAGAtttagaaagaaacaaattaccAGACCTTCGGAGGTGACCTAAGCGTCTGACTTCTATTGACCGCGAGAGAGACGAAGATGCGCGTCACGAGTCAAACGGCCCGACTCGGGAGGCACTCACCCGACCAGTGACCCGTGGAGGCGCCGGCCCGGTCGGTGCAGGTGTCGCTGACGGGCCGGAAGACGGTCTCCCAGCCGCCGGGGGCATAGCGCCAGTTGTGGGACTCCAGGATGAGGGTGCGCTGCGTGCCGTAGGCGATCATGAAGCAGTAGACCACGTGGTGCAGCTGGCAGCCGTAGCCGCAGCCCTTGTTAATGTTGCACACGAGCTTCCGCGCCTTGCTGCAGTCTGGCGGGTTCTGTCGGAAGATGGGAGACGACGGAGCAAGAACAAAGTTCCGTCAAATGGCTGGCGATGTAGACGCGCTTGGATATTTCGACTCCGAAGACCCAAAACACCGAGCTCGTTCCCTATTGCCGCGTGCCCCGCGTCAACGGCCTTTGCTGAACGACTTTGGACCGAGACAGAAGATAATGAAATGCAGCGCTACACTCCGTTGTGTTTGGCAGCATTTCGGAATCTTCTAGGCAGGGCGAGGGAGGACCGACACGCCGAGGCAGGGCGGGAAAGGAGCCCTACCCAGGTGGCTCTTCGCCTCGGTGTACCGCAGcgcagagggagaggaggaggaggaaatcaTCCCATGTGACAGGCAGGAGCAGGCTAATGGGGAGATGGAGCACTGATCTGTCATCGTTGACAGCTGCCGCTATCAGCCCGttgccctcccctcccccatcccacccAGGCCCACCATCACCAGACAGACGCCACACTTCATCACACACAGAGACCCATTAATGCCCCACGTGTCCACGGTCTTCTCGTTTCGGCCTCCCGATGACGGCACGAGACCTGGACCACGCTAACAGACCCGAGGTTGGCGTACAGGGTCGGGGCGGGGGGTGCAGGGCAAGGGGATGCTGGAAGACAGATCTGTGTGACGGCAAGGCGGCCGCGCAGAGCTGACGACGCATAGAGGTCGGAACATAGAGAGGTCAGCCTGCCGGGGAGCGTCGGGGCCGCTATCCGAACTGCTCGCAATCGGCTGTCAGCGGCCCGTTGGGTTTCCGCCTCAACCTCATCTCCGCCCCGACACCTTCAAAAGAAGGACGTACGGCGCAAAAATAATTTACGGAAGACGAGCCGAaagtaaaagagaaaatatcagcGGAGAGCTTACTCTTACGCCCCTTAAGCTCGCGATCGATAAATTATGCATTCGGATTTCTCACGCTAGCGCAGCCGCTCGGCAACTAGTTCCGTCATCCGAGGTGTGACCGTTAACTTCTAATGAACTGTACTCTACCTGCCATTACAGTCCCCAAGTGTCtattatatatagatacatagccttgaaaaaaaattccactacGGAATGCACAAACTGCAAAGAGCTAAAATCAGGACCAAGTGATGTTCTCTACATACGAAGCTCAACTTTTTGGGAGGTCATCTTTTACATGATGTAGGGCAAGCGACTCTTCCACTGGCAGCATTTTCACATCGGTCAATCTACCGAGGAAAGCGTACCCTGGTACAATtgcatcaaatttaaaaaaaaaaaaaaaaaaaaaagtatagtaGCTCTATGCGTTACGTACGTTCAcgttgaaaactgaaaataattttccaaattatttatttttaaatgtaacccCACCCTCACTGCTTTTCTTAAAGTCGCCCGCGTTTCTGCACCCGGCTGTTTTTTGGCAACGGAATGAGTCCGTAGAGAACTGGAGCGCGACTGTCTTCGTTCCACTCACTTCCACAGCTGACGGCTCATGTGTGGTGGTTGTGAGTGACAGTGACGAATAAGAAGACGACAAACGATGCGCATGTTTACGCTATGAAACGGTCAAAATGGGCATTGAACAGG
This genomic window from Scleropages formosus chromosome 1, fSclFor1.1, whole genome shotgun sequence contains:
- the fut8b gene encoding alpha-(1,6)-fucosyltransferase isoform X1 — its product is MRPWAGSWRWVALVLLAWGTLLFYIGGHLVRDNEHPERSSRELSRILAKLERLKQQNEDLRRMAESLRIPEGQAEVGPAAAGRLRTLEEQLMRAKEKIDNFQRRSVDAGPGKNQEVLRRKIENGVRELWYFVRSEVKKLSHLEPAELQRHTHILLEDLGHQQRSIMTDLNYLSQADGAGEWREKEAKDLSDLVQNRITYLQNPPDCSKARKLVCNINKGCGYGCQLHHVVYCFMIAYGTQRTLILESHNWRYAPGGWETVFRPVSDTCTDRAGASTGHWSGEANDRNVQVVELPIVDSLHPRPPYLPLAIPEDLADRLHRLHGDPSVWWVSQFVKYLIRPQAWLEKEIQQATTKLGFKHPIVGVHVRRTDKVGTEAAFHPIEEYMVHVEEHFQSLARRMRVDKKRVYLATDDPSLLQEAKSKYQDYEFISDNSISWSAGLHNRYTENSLRGVILDIHFLSQTDFLVCTFSSQVCRVAYEIMQTLHPDASSYFHSLDDIYYFGGQNAHNQIAIYPHQPRGADDIPVEPGDIIGVAGNHWDGYSKGINRKLGRTGLYPSYKVKEKIETVKYPTYPEADKLLHL
- the fut8b gene encoding alpha-(1,6)-fucosyltransferase isoform X2 — its product is MRPWAGSWRWVALVLLAWGTLLFYIGGHLVRDNEHPERSSRELSRILAKLERLKQQNEDLRRMAESLRIPEGQAEVGPAAAGRLRTLEEQLMRAKEKIDNFQRRSVDGPGKNQEVLRRKIENGVRELWYFVRSEVKKLSHLEPAELQRHTHILLEDLGHQQRSIMTDLNYLSQADGAGEWREKEAKDLSDLVQNRITYLQNPPDCSKARKLVCNINKGCGYGCQLHHVVYCFMIAYGTQRTLILESHNWRYAPGGWETVFRPVSDTCTDRAGASTGHWSGEANDRNVQVVELPIVDSLHPRPPYLPLAIPEDLADRLHRLHGDPSVWWVSQFVKYLIRPQAWLEKEIQQATTKLGFKHPIVGVHVRRTDKVGTEAAFHPIEEYMVHVEEHFQSLARRMRVDKKRVYLATDDPSLLQEAKSKYQDYEFISDNSISWSAGLHNRYTENSLRGVILDIHFLSQTDFLVCTFSSQVCRVAYEIMQTLHPDASSYFHSLDDIYYFGGQNAHNQIAIYPHQPRGADDIPVEPGDIIGVAGNHWDGYSKGINRKLGRTGLYPSYKVKEKIETVKYPTYPEADKLLHL